One Triticum urartu cultivar G1812 unplaced genomic scaffold, Tu2.1 TuUngrouped_contig_4670, whole genome shotgun sequence DNA segment encodes these proteins:
- the LOC125528151 gene encoding peptidyl-prolyl cis-trans isomerase FKBP20-1, whose translation MAETIDLTGDGGVLKTVVRKAKDDAISPSDSLPLVDVHYEGTLAENGEVFDTTHEDNSIFSFEVGQGAVIKAWDIALRTMKVGEIAKITCRPEYAYGSPGSPPEIPANATLIFEVELLACKPRKGSSLGSVSDEKARLEELKKQRELAAATKEEEKKKREEAKAAAAARVQAKLDAKKGKGKGKGK comes from the exons ATGGCAGAAACCATAGATCTAACAGGGGATGGAGGCGTTCTTAAGACGGTGGTCAGAAAAGCAAAGGATGATGCTATAAGCCCATCTGATAGCCTTCCATTGGTTGATG TTCATTATGAAGGGACACTTGCTGAAAATGGCGAAGTTTTTGACACCACACATGAAGACAATTCTATTTTTTCATTTGAAGTTGGCCAGGGAGCTGTCATTAAAGCATGGGATATAGCCTTAAGAACTATGAAA GTTGGCGAGATTGCAAAAATAACATGCAGGCCGGAATATGCGTATGGAAGTCCAGGCTCGCCGCCAGAGATACCAGCGAA TGCAACACTCATTTTTGAGGTGGAATTACTGGCTTGCAAGCCAAGGAAAGGTTCAAGTCTGGGCAGTGTATCTGATGAGAAAGCCAGGCTAGA GGAGCTTAAGAAACAGCGGGAGCTGGCTGCCGCCACCaaagaggaagagaagaagaagagggaggAGGCAAAGGCCGCGGCAGCGGCTCGTGTGCAAGCCAAACTTGACgccaagaagggcaagggaaaagGAAAGGGCAAATAG